ttggctatgtataattaggtatgtatGACTAAGAGTAAAGGAAGAGGGTAGAAGGAGCAGCCTACTACAATAGTTACAAACGATTGGAAGACGCAGCGCTTAACCGTTGTGTGGTGTACGCCTGGGAATTGCACTATGAATTATTAGACCACGCCGAAGTGGACCACCTTGAtggacgacgaggaggaggaggagttgcCGCccttgctgctgctcttgGGTTCTTCCTCGCGTCGTCGGATGGGCGGCTTAGTCACATCTGCGAAGAAATGACACGGTCAATGGGGCAAGGTTATTGGTGAACTCAACAAATACCCACTGGTCGTAATGGGGTTGAAATCCTTTAGATACTCGTCGTTCGGATGACAGAGCGGCAGGCTGTCTGCGAGCTCCTTTTTAGGATTTGTCAGATGTCGCGCAGCGGGCCTGGAGTAACCATTTCTCTTGGGTGGCATTGGCTTTTCCTTGCGAGGAATTTCCTGTTCGAGTAAGAGCATTAGTAAACTGTCACATCATCGATTGATTTGTTAACTCACTGGCACCACCGCCACTTGAATTGTATCCGAGAACTTGACTTTGTTCTTTTCGGCCGTTTGTGACTTTGCGGGCGTGGCGGGTGCTTCTCCGTTGGTGGGTGCTGGATTCGCCGGGTTGGACAATATGGATGCGGTGGGTTTCTTTTGCAGCAGGCGCTTCTGGTAGTCCTCGCTGGTGAGCGATGGCAGCATGGCGGGAATATTGCCAGAGACAAGCGGATGTTGATAAAACTTGGGCTGATAGGACCCTGTCGGCGGAGGCGAAGCTGGCATCGTGCTGAACTGACCCAGCTGGGCGCTCTGATCTGGAATGTTTGAAGGCGGAAGACGAGGAAGTGGACTACTAGCCATAGGCAGACCCACCGTCTGATCCGGCACGTCCTGGGACCACAAATTGCCTGAAATAATGgataaattatttaagttaTGAAGGGAATTTTCTTCACACGAACCATTTGGATGCAGACTCTTTGCGGGCGCCTGCTGCAGACTACTGTTGGACTTCAGGGTTAGACTCGCCAGCGAAGATGTTGGCGGCGCTATTGAAACCTTCGGCAAGGGCGGCCTCAGTTCCGGTTTCGGTATGTTGATCTTGATCATCTCAGCGTTGAATACCTTCGACTTGAACGAGGGCAGCGGTGGCACATAGTTCTTCAGGACCTGCTGGCTTTGTGGCTGACTTGCGCCTAGTCCGGTTTCGGGGGCAGTTCCTGCTCCCTGACCGCGCAACATGTCCGAGCAGGTGGACAGCGAACAGGCCGACTCCGAGCGCAGGTCACAGGTCAGGCTGAGATTGCCGTTGGCGCGATCTTCCTCGTGGATTATGGCAGCTGCCTGACTGAAGGCCACCTGGGCGAACTCACTCAGGCTTGAGATGCACTTGGTTAGGTTGTACAGGTCCATGAAGATGTCATAGTCGGCCACATCCTGGGCGATTTCGAAGGCCTCAGCGAAGAGGTTTTTGCTGCAAGCAACGAAAGGATTGAGCATAAAAGTGGCATGTTCACACGAGCTCAACTCACCGCAGCAGATAGAAGCAGAAGCGGCGCTTCAGATCGTACACCTGATCGCTGAACTCGTCCTTCGTCTCCTCGGAAAGCGTGTGGGCGAATGTCTTCAACGCTCTGGCCATCAGCTCGATGCGAGGTCGTCgctggtcaccgccgaagaaCACATAGTTGGCTATCTTGTGCAGCGTAATCAGGCACATGGCTCCGTAGGTCTCCCAGTTGAGGGCGGCCAGGACATTGACCGCTCTGTCCGGCTGCTGCAGCCGCAGATACTTGTCCGCAATGACGTCCGCAGTGAGTCCGGAATTGTGGATGTCGCCGCGCATTCCGGTGCCGCCAAAGATGCGCATGCAGGCCAAAGGTCCCTGTTCgtacaccagcagcagcaggcaaTCCGTCTGGGCGTAGGTGTGCTTAAAAGTGGACAAATCTGGCTTTCGGCTGAAGGCGACACTCAGCAGCGTTGGCTGGGCCACGAAGTAGTGCGACAGATCCAGCAAGCTGGACGGCGTCACATTCTCGCTAACCAGCTGATGGCCAATGGTGGCCAGCGCCAGGTCGAAGCACTGCAGCACCGATCGCTCGTTGGCCACGCAAAGCATGGCGGAGTCGCAGTGCCAGGCGCACTGATTGGGCACGATCTCAATCTGGTTGGCGTACTTTGTCGACTGCTGGACCAGGTCGTGCAGGCAGATATTGCGATCGACGCTGCCCAGGAAGAGCTTCTCCTGGTCGGGGCTGAAGGCAAAGGAGCAGATCTGGGCGCCCATTGGAATGGAGGTAATGGCGGTGCGCTGCATCTTGCCGGCGGCCAGTTCGTAGGAGCAGATTTCTGCGCTTATGTCGCCCTTGCGGGAAACCTTCTGCTCCAGGGTGATGATCTGGCTCTCGCTGCTTCGCAGGAAGTCCACGCACAGCGGATCGTTCTCCGACCAGCAATAGGCAATCGATTCCAGCTGCAAGCTGAGCAAAGCGATTAGACTGGGCCATGGAGTGGGAGTTGTACTGTGCAACTTACCCCTTGATCTTGAACACATGTATGTTGGCACGATCTTGGTCCCTTATCGTTGGCCTCCAGGGATACACCTCGTTCTGCGAGGACTGCGTCCAAACCACGAACAGATCGAAGCTGGCGTTAACTGTGAGGTGGCGGGATAGTTTGCGCTCTGTGGCGCCCGGTATGATCACGTGGAAGATGCGCGGATCCATATTGGCGATCTTCTCCGGTCCCTGGGAGCGAGCATTAGGCCTCTGCAGATGCACCACCGTCAGCTGGTTGGTATTGTAGGCCAAGACGATGTGGGAACGGGTGAAAAAAGCTGGCGAGACAACGGATGCGGGCGCACGACGAGAAAAGAGACACAAGCGACAAAGCTGAATGAGTGGCTCGAACAAAACATGGAAAGCCGGAGGATGGTGGATGGGGGAAAGGGGTTGGGGGTTCGCATATTTACAGGCAACAAAACAAGCCAGCagattaattaaaaattacaataattgCATGCCctgcatgtgtgcgtgcggCTGTGTTGGTGTGGGAAAGTGCAAATCAAGTCGCACTTGTTGCCAATGCAAATTTCTCCATAACTGCACAAGCAGCACTCCGCGGAGCAAGGCCAAATGCGGACTGCACTCTATCGAATGACTGATACCCTGGATGACAAGCGGCAAACAGCACAAAGAACTAAATGCAGGACAGCTTTTATAGCTGAGAGCTTAGTGAATAATTAAATGGCATGCATGTGTTTCTAGCAAGCTGTCTTGGTAATTCGTTCTAATGATGAGGAACCTTTAATTACGCCTGAAATAGCCATTATGTATTGCGTGATGTTAACGCATATTAACTGATTTTCGAACGCTGCAAGTTGAGATGTCTGCCAGTCGAGCTGCACATGCAGAAATGCAATGCCCAAGCTGATTGATGGATGGCTCTAATGCGATGGAGGGCGGGCTGGAGCGGGTGAAAGGAGAGAATCGCACATACCATCCGTAATGACCTCGGAGGCGAGCTTGCCCACCAGGTACTTCTCGAAGACCATGCGCAGAATGTCGCCCGTGTAGATGTCCACGCAGATGTGGGCGATCAGGCCGTGTGAGAAGAGGAGCAGCACCTGCGCCGCGTCCTGCCACTCGGAGTGGATGATCCTGTGCTGGCGCAGCAGGTCCTCCAGCTTCTTGAGGTTGTCCTTCAAGCGGCCGGTGGACTTGCGACCAGAGTTCTTCAGCACGGCCAGTCCATTGCGACGCTCCGTATAGTCTCGCTTGGCCAGGCAGGCGAggtcctgctgctcctgctccttgtcGCGCTGCCTGAGGTAGCGAAAGGCGCCCAGGTCCTGGCTCTTGATCCGCACCACATCCTCGCGCAACGTGGTCCAGAAATGGGTCTCGCTGAGCAGCATATTCAGGCCTCCAGTGCATCGATTTGCATGGCGGAATGATGGGTGTCAACGCGACTCGATCAGCTCGATCTCGATTTGTTGGCGTGTGCCTTTCAAGCTGCTCCAATTGCACTGATTGCTTTGTATCGGGGTTAATTGCGCTGCTCTATGACTGCTCTGCGACTCGTTATCAAGGTTGCTCGCGGAATAGCCAACGAATTAGCACTTTGGCCAGGATTTTTCGCTTTAAACAAACtttgtttatgaaaataaaataaacttgttGCTCGAAACACTGCTTACGTTACTAGAGACGGCACTTTGTTACGTCGCTGAGCGTGGTGGTGGCGTGATATAGATGGACTACAACTGCGATCGCTCACGTGGTGGAGATCTTCGATGGAGCACATAGGTTGTGAACCAGGCTATGCTATGTTTTTAGCACGTACCCGAACCAGGAtctaaatttttgaaattcagaaaaataaaatatttacaataagCTACCACTACTTTCGCAGTGTAGTAGCTAGCCAATAAATCACTTTAATTTAGTTGTGCGAAATCGTATTATCTTGGCCAAATCGGCTTATCTCATCTCACTTTTATGGGCGGCAGTCTGGTTAGCCAAGATGAACTATGTTCGACTGCAGACGATTGTTAAGATAAGataatgtacatatatattaaatggGAAACGAGTGggttatttttaaacaaaattgttgtatttattgatttcacCATCAAATCGGATTGCAATCAATTATTCACAGTGGTTTCCTTAGTTCTTTGCTCATTATCAGTGAAATACGTTTTgcgtggaggggggggggataACTAACTAACTAGCTAACTAATGGACTAAATAAACAGCAAAAATTGTATCAATATAGTTAAAGTAATATAGTAGAGTAATGATAACTAAATCGTATATCGCATTTGAGGAAACTTAACGGAAACTTTTACAGTTTACGAATCGGATCGGTCGGctttatatctatatatatatatatttagcgGCATCTACTGGCAACTGCGGCCGATTCAACATTTTGTGCTTACAACTAAGAAAACTACGCCAGCGAACTCACTCTTTAACTATTTACAATGCACTCTGAGCGAATCGAGTCCTATGTACACTATATTATCCAAGTATCAACCACATTTATACACTCAATATATATTGTAACTTTAACTAAATAGCAGccttttcaaattttgataacGTTTCGCCCTGCGGTGGCATACCACATCCTTCTGTGGCATGCAGCAAGTGGGTTTAGGGTGTGGATGGTGCACTTCGATCCTGGTGCGTGTTTCCCATTAttggttttttctttgtttgcttctttttttttttcgattggtTGGCCAACGTTCAACGTCTAACGTCTTAAGTCTATCGAGTTCGTTTCATATCTGACTTAGAAGCTAGTTAACTAAGAATTTGCGCTCGTTGGTTTGGATCGTTTAAAAACGAGGGATAAAATTACATAAAGTTGCAGCAGTCGCGTCTACATATGCACAGATTGGGTTACTCCTTCTCCAGTCCTTTGAAAGGCATCTAAAAGTCGTAGAACTCGTTCGATTTGTTGTTGAAGCGCCGCGTGAGCACATAGACGACCGCCTCATAGGTGGCCATCATGATCGCCGTGTTGGGAATCTGTCGCACCAGCTGCGTGGCCAAGCCTCTGTGGAAATAGTTGGTAAAGTTTACAATTAGTAGGAGAATTTGCTAAGGTAGAGCTCTCATATATAAAACACCTCGAGTGAGCACGCTCGAGAGTGATAATCAAATTaaggtaaacaaacaaaaaatatgcgacgcaaaagaatttaaatagATTTCACGAATTCGTGGGTGGCACATTATGATAATTCATTAgcttatatgtatatgtttctTATATACATGTCGGAGTGCAAGTGGGATTCCCTTCGATTCTATTTCAAGACGGATTCAAGGGAACTACACGAACAAGGGAATCCCTAAGTACAAGTTGATTGCCTTAATGTCgtatcaaattgaaaattcactCTGCTCATCTATTTTACCCACCTGTAGAGTCCTGCTCTGCCCTCCTCCTTCCAAACAGTGTGCAGGGTCTGCCAGAAGGAGTTGTATTTGTTGCCCTCCTCCCGCAGACGAGTGCGTGCCACTTCGTGGGGATAGGCGATGCAGGAGGCGATGGTTTTGGAAACAGCGCCAGCCATCATGAACTCCAGAAAGTCGCGGGATCCCTTGGTGTCCGTATGCCGCTGATTTCGCTGCTCTAGCTGTTTGTGAAAGCGATTTTAAGTCGGAGGGAAACTAGTGCGCATTAAATTCAACTACTTACCAACTTGGACTTGATAAACTCGTAGATGACAAAGTGCACCATCGTCTCGCAGATTCCAAAGTAGCTGGCCGTGATGCCCTTGTAGAAGGCCGCCACGCCTCCCTGGGCGTACACCCTCTCGATGCACTGCCTCACGGTCATCTGCACCTTGGAGTTGTAGTCCAGCTGCATTCGCGTCTTCACAAACCAAATGGGATTCGTTGCCGTGGAGGAGACAAAGCCGGCACTCGCTGCACTCATGATGTGCACCAGTGGCGAGTCACGTTCAACAAAGCTGGGGATCAAGTCCAGGCATTAATTTGGTGCTGCTCGGCTAGATGTACACACAGTGTACCAAAACCAGACTTACCCCAGACTGTTGAGCGTGTTTTTGGTTTGCGAGTAGGTGCAGAAGTAAATGGCACGGGATGGGGCCACGCCCACGAGATTCGGACCCAGACCCTTGAACAGGGCGCGTGGACCCTCGTTCTGGACAATGTGCCTGCAGGAGCAGCTCGATGCATTATAGTAACTGGCAGTTGATGGAAGCTAGGGTGAACTTACCGCAGGCACTGCACGATGCTCATGGATTTGGGCGTTGTGGATGAGATGCCGCAGTGTGAAATGGCCATGATCTGCAAGGCAAAAACAGGTGAGTTAGTAAACCAGTCGCATCCAGACTAGAGGCAATGGAGATGAAGGCAACGACGCATCGAAGTTGTTCGAGACCACTCCATTTCGTGGGCTTAGCTTGTTAGGATGCAGTGGCGGTGGGTTAGATGGGCGATGAGAGAATAGGTAAAAGAAGTTGGTACTACCCTACGCACACCCCCAATCACCTGTGGCTGTGATCTGTTACGTAATATCGTTGTGCTTAGCTTACGTCGTTGTTCCGGCCGCAGCAGCTCCGATTGGCCACCGTTCGCCGGTCCTCCTCCGGCATTCTCCGCCAGCCGCGACGGCGTCATGAACGCCGTGGAGCTCTGCAGGCGAGTCTTCACCACCTCCAGGGGGCATGTGACAACGGCACCCACTGTGCCAGCGGATCTGTGCGGATGAAAATGAAACATCAAAACATGCCCAGTTAGTAAAATCTCTTCGAAATCCTCATCCAAGCAGGAATAAATCACAAAAGTTACATTTCCCACTATCAATTCTTTTagttctttgactttgacGTTTCTTAAATTGCCTGAAAGACTTaaatagaacaaaaaaaaaagtacataTATTCCTCCCCATTTTCAATGGCAAGTGCTCAACTATGAATAACACGAAAATAAATCTCATTTGGCAATCAAGCGGGCAGAAAAATATCTATTTCCCAAACTCGTATTTCTTGGATTTGCGCAATACGCCGGCTAAAAATGTGCTTCCATTCCGTgcatatagtatagtatagtatagcaCCACCACTCGAGTAGCTTgtcccattccattccatttcgaCTTAAGTGGTGGCCACCATTGATTGGCTGCATCGGAAATGAGTAGCGTTTTGCCAAATGCCTGATGCAATGGAGGGGTTTTGGGCTGGGAAAATCACGTAGGAGCGGGCATGAAAGAAGGAGGAGCCGTTGTCCACCAAGTAGCCGAGCGAATTACAGAATATTTTCCAATTCGATGCGTTGCAAATTCCAAGTGCATGTAACGCAAGGTCGGTCGATTGTTTACTGAACTGCGAAATGGCCTAAgaagatgcaaatgaaatgtgtGAAGAAATGATTTGCAGCAGTCAGAATTTAGACTATTTATCACTGAACTAGCTAATGCCACCGTAACCTTGACTTTCGTTTCGCAAAAgattaataattaatgtttACACGGCGGCAAAAGAGTGccccaaaaaattaattatacacGACCTTTCCCAAAAAGATAGCTTTTTATCAATAGGGTAAGTTTGCTATCTAGAAATATATTGTATGAGCACATGTTTGCAGAAGCATAGCTCGTGATCGCCAACTTGTGAATCAGTAGTTGGCAACTGggaattgtgaaattaaatagCTATGTACACATAATCGGCGGCTAAAAGCTCGCGAAAGGGGAAAAGGTTATGCAACTCAGAAGTGGAAATGAAATGACAGAGAAAGGAGGCCAGAAGTTTGATCGATGGGCACAGATACTTTGGGCACAGACACGAATGGCTCCCCTAATCCTGGAGCAataaaatagtaaaaataaCAACATTTAATCAGACGTCTGCCTCGTTTGATTTCGCAAATCTGTAGGAGATTGCTGCGATTCCCGGCTATTCAAATCCGGTGCGAACTGGTTGCGAATTGACCCGGCTCCACGCTCGATAACCTTTGATGCCTGCCAGCGAATGAATTGCACTGACCGGACAAAAGCAGCCTCTTATCAGCCAGGGAGTCTATCTGTGAGCCACGTCCACCGGGCACAGAACGGAGCACTTCTATGGCTGCCCGATCCACCTCGAATCTGGTATGCATAATGACTGTGACATAATGGCTTTGCGGCCTGCGGAACCTGCGGCCAATTAACATGCCATATGCTGCCTTTTGGTCACTTCATCTGGATAGAGCTTCCCTTCATCGCTCCAGCCCAACCACCATGATACGCATTTGATCAATGCACTAACGGGTTCCAATTAGCATCTGGCTGGCACATCACGCGAGAATTAAGCTAACTGCTACCCATTCCACGTGAGCCGAAGGTAATTTACCCAGACAGTTGGACAAACAATTCAGTGGAACGATTAATGAATCGATTCACCACTTGCATGTGATGAACTAGAATTGAGGGGTATGAATATTAGAGGGTATCCTATAGCTATACCATTTAGCAATAAATCAGGCAAGAGTGCCAGTCATGCTTGTGAGCTGAGATTAATAGCTCCACAAAGTAGCTCGCAGTATAAGTTCATTCGCAAATAAATCCCTCAATAAATATTGGGTCAAGTACTTAGTTTCTCTGTGGCCCAATTAGTAAGGTTTACAACTGCATCCAAGTACGTTCAGTCCGATCACACATATATTCAGATCTATATATATGCACTTAGCTATGCCCGATCGATGGCCTTTGGCGACGCATGTGCGAGAATCGTGCCATTTGCAACCAGTTAATGTGCGATTTATCTGTTCCTTGACATTCCTGCCGAAAAAACACACACGTTGCCGAGATAAGAGCGGAAATTTTGGACCCGCAGACATCGTCTATGGGGGATACGTAAATACAGAAGGGGAGTTGAGTGATAATACCGCTGGGCGGCAATGCGTCAGCTCTGCTGGGGTGACTTTTGTCCAACTGCTCGAGGAAGGGCagccccccacacacacacacattataCACACATAGACGACTGATAAAGACAACTTTTCGGGAAGCCTTTCCTTATCAACGCAAATATAGTACGCCATTTTCAATGGTTTTGGCATTTCGCAGACCTAGGCTCCCATCTTATCAATGCCGCTTTTATTTTCACGTTTTTTCTTTGGCTCCTGCTGCCTTTGGCTTCTTTGAGATGGATTACGAAATCTATGGAAAGTTTTCAATGTTATTGTTTATGGGTCAAAGGAATCGAGGGTTACGAACGAGCTCTGTGCTCTCTAATTCTAGACTAGAATAATAATGTTTTCCTATTAATTTCGAATAACTCTTGGCACGCGATCTTCTATATGATCACCGAATTTTCATTCGCATTTCTCGCTTccgtataaatatatatatatatatattctgaaATATCAGAATGTGTGTCTAGATCAAGAGTGTTATAAAAAAAGACGCCCTTGACACAATTTCAGTGCGCCAATGGGCTTTACAATAAATCTTAA
The sequence above is a segment of the Drosophila melanogaster chromosome 2L genome. Coding sequences within it:
- the Rim2 gene encoding replication in mitochondria 2, isoform A; translated protein: MAQNTADTLIHLIAGGSAGTVGAVVTCPLEVVKTRLQSSTAFMTPSRLAENAGGGPANGGQSELLRPEQRRKLSTTILRNRSQPQVIGGVRRIMAISHCGISSTTPKSMSIVQCLRHIVQNEGPRALFKGLGPNLVGVAPSRAIYFCTYSQTKNTLNSLGFVERDSPLVHIMSAASAGFVSSTATNPIWFVKTRMQLDYNSKVQMTVRQCIERVYAQGGVAAFYKGITASYFGICETMVHFVIYEFIKSKLLEQRNQRHTDTKGSRDFLEFMMAGAVSKTIASCIAYPHEVARTRLREEGNKYNSFWQTLHTVWKEEGRAGLYRGLATQLVRQIPNTAIMMATYEAVVYVLTRRFNNKSNEFYDF
- the Rim2 gene encoding replication in mitochondria 2, isoform C; translation: MAQNTADTLIHLIAGGSAGTVGAVVTCPLEVVKTRLQSSTAFMTPSRLAENAGGGPANGGQSELLRPEQRRKLSTTILRNRSQPQIMAISHCGISSTTPKSMSIVQCLRHIVQNEGPRALFKGLGPNLVGVAPSRAIYFCTYSQTKNTLNSLGFVERDSPLVHIMSAASAGFVSSTATNPIWFVKTRMQLDYNSKVQMTVRQCIERVYAQGGVAAFYKGITASYFGICETMVHFVIYEFIKSKLLEQRNQRHTDTKGSRDFLEFMMAGAVSKTIASCIAYPHEVARTRLREEGNKYNSFWQTLHTVWKEEGRAGLYRGLATQLVRQIPNTAIMMATYEAVVYVLTRRFNNKSNEFYDF
- the Rim2 gene encoding replication in mitochondria 2, isoform D, whose protein sequence is MAISHCGISSTTPKSMSIVQCLRHIVQNEGPRALFKGLGPNLVGVAPSRAIYFCTYSQTKNTLNSLGFVERDSPLVHIMSAASAGFVSSTATNPIWFVKTRMQLDYNSKVQMTVRQCIERVYAQGGVAAFYKGITASYFGICETMVHFVIYEFIKSKLLEQRNQRHTDTKGSRDFLEFMMAGAVSKTIASCIAYPHEVARTRLREEGNKYNSFWQTLHTVWKEEGRAGLYRGLATQLVRQIPNTAIMMATYEAVVYVLTRRFNNKSNEFYDF
- the frtz gene encoding fritz, isoform D — translated: MLLSETHFWTTLREDVVRIKSQDLGAFRYLRQRDKEQEQQDLACLAKRDYTERRNGLAVLKNSGRKSTGRLKDNLKKLEDLLRQHRIIHSEWQDAAQVLLLFSHGLIAHICVDIYTGDILRMVFEKYLVGKLASEVITDAFFTRSHIVLAYNTNQLTVVHLQRPNARSQGPEKIANMDPRIFHVIIPGATERKLSRHLTVNASFDLFVVWTQSSQNEVYPWRPTIRDQDRANIHVFKIKGLQLESIAYCWSENDPLCVDFLRSSESQIITLEQKVSRKGDISAEICSYELAAGKMQRTAITSIPMGAQICSFAFSPDQEKLFLGSVDRNICLHDLVQQSTKYANQIEIVPNQCAWHCDSAMLCVANERSVLQCFDLALATIGHQLVSENVTPSSLLDLSHYFVAQPTLLSVAFSRKPDLSTFKHTYAQTDCLLLLVYEQGPLACMRIFGGTGMRGDIHNSGLTADVIADKYLRLQQPDRAVNVLAALNWETYGAMCLITLHKIANYVFFGGDQRRPRIELMARALKTFAHTLSEETKDEFSDQVYDLKRRFCFYLLRKNLFAEAFEIAQDVADYDIFMDLYNLTKCISSLSEFAQVAFSQAAAIIHEEDRANGNLSLTCDLRSESACSLSTCSDMLRGQGAGTAPETGLGASQPQSQQVLKNYVPPLPSFKSKVFNAEMIKINIPKPELRPPLPKVSIAPPTSSLASLTLKSNSSLQQAPAKSNLWSQDVPDQTVGLPMASSPLPRLPPSNIPDQSAQLGQFSTMPASPPPTGSYQPKFYQHPLVSGNIPAMLPSLTSEDYQKRLLQKKPTASILSNPANPAPTNGEAPATPAKSQTAEKNKVKFSDTIQVAVVPEIPRKEKPMPPKRNGYSRPAARHLTNPKKELADSLPLCHPNDEYLKDFNPITTNVTKPPIRRREEEPKSSSKGGNSSSSSSSIKVVHFGVV
- the frtz gene encoding fritz, isoform A; the encoded protein is MLLSETHFWTTLREDVVRIKSQDLGAFRYLRQRDKEQEQQDLACLAKRDYTERRNGLAVLKNSGRKSTGRLKDNLKKLEDLLRQHRIIHSEWQDAAQVLLLFSHGLIAHICVDIYTGDILRMVFEKYLVGKLASEVITDAFFTRSHIVLAYNTNQLTVVHLQRPNARSQGPEKIANMDPRIFHVIIPGATERKLSRHLTVNASFDLFVVWTQSSQNEVYPWRPTIRDQDRANIHVFKIKGLQLESIAYCWSENDPLCVDFLRSSESQIITLEQKVSRKGDISAEICSYELAAGKMQRTAITSIPMGAQICSFAFSPDQEKLFLGSVDRNICLHDLVQQSTKYANQIEIVPNQCAWHCDSAMLCVANERSVLQCFDLALATIGHQLVSENVTPSSLLDLSHYFVAQPTLLSVAFSRKPDLSTFKHTYAQTDCLLLLVYEQGPLACMRIFGGTGMRGDIHNSGLTADVIADKYLRLQQPDRAVNVLAALNWETYGAMCLITLHKIANYVFFGGDQRRPRIELMARALKTFAHTLSEETKDEFSDQVYDLKRRFCFYLLRKNLFAEAFEIAQDVADYDIFMDLYNLTKCISSLSEFAQVAFSQAAAIIHEEDRANGNLSLTCDLRSESACSLSTCSDMLRGQGAGTAPETGLGASQPQSQQVLKNYVPPLPSFKSKVFNAEMIKINIPKPELRPPLPKVSIAPPTSSLASLTLKSNSSLQQAPAKSLHPNGNLWSQDVPDQTVGLPMASSPLPRLPPSNIPDQSAQLGQFSTMPASPPPTGSYQPKFYQHPLVSGNIPAMLPSLTSEDYQKRLLQKKPTASILSNPANPAPTNGEAPATPAKSQTAEKNKVKFSDTIQVAVVPEIPRKEKPMPPKRNGYSRPAARHLTNPKKELADSLPLCHPNDEYLKDFNPITTNVTKPPIRRREEEPKSSSKGGNSSSSSSSIKVVHFGVV